cctaaatatgCAAACAGCCCACCAATCTTGATATCAAATCTTAAAGAAACAGTATCATCGGCTCATTTACTATTTATAGTTTACTAATACattactttataaaaaaattcaaaaaaaattaaaaactctttttgccGTGTCGGAATTTTCTGATTGACAAATCCTACTTCCACCTTTTTTTAGCGcacatcaaaaataaaaataagagaggaaaactacacttacccttgaactttcagtcaaattgtaatttctttcctaaactaaaaaaactttCAGTCTCCGACGTATATGGTGCAAATCTCCGCCAACTTTATAGGACTCCAATATGCCACGGTCAGTGAACTCATTAATGGGGATACGAAGTGGTGGGATTCTACTCTGTTGGAAACGATTTTCACCAAAGAAGAGGTCCACTTAATTCAGTCTCTGCCGGTCAGTCACTTTAACAGGGAGGACGTTCGGGTTTGGAGAGGAACAAATACTGGGTTGTTTTCGGTAAGAAGTGCTTACTACATCCAGATGGAGACCGACGCCCAGGGAGTTGCTGCAAGTTCATCTTTGGAGGGTAATAGCAGGGGGTGGAGTAGTTTGTGGGCTCTGAAAATACCcaatgcatgaaaaaaaaaaaattgtggaggACGTGTCATGAGATTTTGCCCACTAGGAGCAATCTGCATAAACGTAAAATCATTGAAGACCCTTTGTGCCCATTATGTGGAAGAGCTCCAGAAACGGTTTCACATATCCTGTGGCGGTGCCCATCTGCCAAGGATGCTTGGAGTGTGGGTCGTGTTAAGCTACAGAAAAAGAGTTCCACTACTGGCCAGAATTTCCTTCAGATTGTGGAGGAAGTTTTTGTACAATGTGACGAAGAGGAGATACAGCAATCCGTAGGTATTGCAAGAAGGCTGTGGCTGCGTCGAAATGAGGTAGTGCACTGTGGTACATTGACTCATCCCAATCTGCTGGTACAACGCACTATTACTGCTGTGGAGGATTTTGCAACAGCGAACGGGGTAGGGGATACTCAAAACTCTTCCTCAAATGCTTTGGTACAGGAAGTGCAATGGCGGGCTCCCTGCAGTGGATGGATAAAAGCGAATTGGGACGCGTCACTAGCGAAGGAGAAGGGATGGATGGGTCTCGGGGTAGTGGTGCCAGATGACAGGGGAATGGTGTTAGCAGCGCATAGCAGAACCCTTGAGTAACGTCTTGATTCGTCGCTGGCAGAAGCTCGGGCAGCGTTGCTGGCGGTCCAAATTTGCAACGATTGGGGTTCGCACAGGTTCAATTCGAAGGGGATGCAAAAGTAGTGGTTGCGGCTGTTAACTCACTGGAACCGGATTGCATGGGGTGGTAGTTGCAGTCTTGCAGATATCAAGCATGAGTTACAGTTTCTACAACAATGGCAACTGTCTTTTGTTCGTAGGGAGGGTAACCGTGCGGCCCATACCCTTTCCAAAGTAGCAACAAGAAGTTTCAAGGATCAACGATGGCTTATTGAGCCACCTGCatgtatttatgatattatCACGATGGAGCAAGTTGCTCCAtctgttttgatttttaatCCAATGAGAAGCAAGTGATTTTAcctcccaaaataaaaaataaaaaaagtcagcAAGGAGACCCAAAATGGAGACCTACATAGTGGGTATATTAATACAAGTGTCACTACAATAAACAGGAACATTATTGACATTgcaaacagtaactcatgtttgctacgtcaataaattttgacatgtctaaataaacacgtcaataaaaaatttattgatgtgtcgGATTTTAACacgt
This genomic interval from Corylus avellana chromosome ca3, CavTom2PMs-1.0 contains the following:
- the LOC132174357 gene encoding uncharacterized protein LOC132174357, which codes for MVQISANFIGLQYATVSELINGDTKWWDSTLLETIFTKEEVHLIQSLPVSHFNREDVRVWRGTNTGLFSVRSAYYIQMETDAQGVAASSSLEDPLCPLCGRAPETVSHILWRCPSAKDAWSVGRVKLQKKSSTTGQNFLQIVEEVFVQCDEEEIQQSVGIARRLWLRRNEVVHCGTLTHPNLLVQRTITAVEDFATANGVGDTQNSSSNALVQEVQWRAPCSGWIKANWDASLAKEKGWMGLGVVVPDDRGMVLAAHSRTLE